Proteins encoded by one window of Salvia splendens isolate huo1 chromosome 7, SspV2, whole genome shotgun sequence:
- the LOC121741381 gene encoding agmatine hydroxycinnamoyltransferase 1-like: MKIKIGSSKLIKPLYVGNPPPTTDYIPLSVFDKVTYDQHVAVVYAYRPPTPPNATIEQGLRKALAAYRGWAGRLSKDSNGDPIILLNDEGVRFVEASVDRDLDQSVTFSPSASLLSMHPSLEGVVELLQVQLTRFSCGSMVVGFTAHHLVADGHATSNFLVAWGLASRGLEITSLPFNDRTIFSPRSPPKVDFQHRGAEYISKNFKKVYPLIDHNVEDIVAHKVHFTSEFLSKVKARASSMNGSKKPFSTFESLLAHLWRVVTKARGLNESETTQLRISVDGRARLNPRVPNEYFGNLVLWAFAKAKVDDLLDAPLPYAANILHEAVTNVNDDYFKSFIDFANHEVKAEDLVPNADTEEMILWPNLEVNSWLRFPFYDLDLGSGTPYIFLPSFSPIEGIIFLLPSFSGDGSIDVFVPLFQENYKIFKEICYTLE, encoded by the coding sequence ATGAAAATCAAAATAGGAAGTTCAAAGCTTATTAAGCCTTTGTATGTAGGCAACCCTCCTCCAACGACAGACTATATCCCTTTATCCGTTTTCGATAAGGTGACCTACGATCAACATGTAGCTGTCGTTTACGCATATCGCCCTCCAACCCCGCCCAATGCAACCATCGAGCAAGGCCTAAGGAAGGCGTTGGCCGCGTATCGTGGGTGGGCCGGGAGGCTCAGCAAAGATAGCAATGGCGATCCTATCATTCTTTTGAATGATGAGGGTGTTAGGTTTGTGGAGGCATCGGTTGATCGCGATCTAGATCAATCCGTCACTTTCAGCCCTTCCGCGTCTTTGCTAAGCATGCACCCTAGTTTGGAGGGCGTGGTAGAGCTCCTTCAAGTTCAGCTCACCAGATTCTCATGTGGCTCGATGGTGGTGGGCTTCACCGCCCACCACCTCGTGGCGGATGGTCATGCCACAAGCAACTTTTTGGTAGCATGGGGGTTAGCTTCGAGGGGACTTGAAATTACATCATTGCCATTTAATGATCGTACAATATTCTCCCCTCGAAGTCCCCCTAAAGTTGACTTTCAACATAGAGGGGCGGAATACATATCTAAAAACTTCAAGAAAGTGTACCCTTTGATAGATCATAATGTGGAGGACATCGTGGCACACAAAGTTCACTTCACCTCGGAATTTCTCTCCAAGGTCAAAGCTAGGGCTTCTTCGATGAATGGATCGAAGAAGCCTTTTAGCACTTTCGAGAGCCTCTTGGCTCATCTATGGAGAGTTGTTACAAAGGCGCGCGGCTTGAACGAATCCGAGACCACCCAACTGAGGATCTCAGTGGACGGCCGGGCGCGACTAAACCCTAGGGTTCCAAATGAATATTTTGGGAATTTGGTGTTGTGGGCATTTGCAAAGGCCAAAGTGGACGACCTCTTAGACGCGCCTCTCCCCTACGCGGCCAATATTTTGCACGAGGCAGTTACGAATGTGAACGACGACTACTTCAAATCGTTCATCGACTTTGCCAATCACGAGGTGAAGGCGGAAGATCTTGTTCCGAACGCAGACACAGAAGAAATGATATTGTGGCCTAATTTGGAAGTTAATAGTTGGTTAAGGTTCCCATTTTATGATCTTGATTTGGGAAGTGGAACGCCATACATATTCTTGCCCTCCTTCTCGCCCATAGAGGGGATCATATTCCTTCTCCCCTCCTTCTCCGGCGATGGAAGTATCGACGTTTTCGTTCCTCTATTTcaagaaaattacaaaattttcaaaGAAATTTGTTATACCTTAGAATAG